In the genome of Armatimonadota bacterium, one region contains:
- a CDS encoding zinc-dependent metalloprotease, which translates to MSRSAITLLFLVASLPAVAQAQDKTLLTVKGKEGSFGRYKSETTVTFDAGGKKLTIVAKDVTKVTVTKVESNGNVTFEHKEESSETTIDGEKLPSDGKSSTTVTVLRPDGTLVSMKTDGDEPDDDHLDVRLGVAHNPVFSPKPVGVGEKWKTSYKADGTLGTKAAEAEFEYLANEDAGGVKCAKIRMAYKETGSGTLISNKATLWVELASGDVVKEESDYDGIPLPGPTGPTNAHAVSTSQRTAGGPLPGTGPAASAAPEPKDIDEVTKGCEKLPGAFTLYRKRESGRQTIYLEIRQDQIGKLTMLQATASSGNGRQLVTGSPIGDLVFQFEELQPDKLTMVVPNLAYRADAGTPEARAVERSFARSFLEQYTVEARSKSRASLLIDVSDLFRGDIARLSAVFQGGGNPMFGGTPGYSMDREKTYVASLKAFPKNVVAETVYNFVGGGPPSIEQMLGGGGGDPRSQVVRVVYNVFPLETTPGYVPRLYDSRIGFFTVWYQDFSRMTQLDQQVQYINRWRVRKSDPQAASSPAADPIVFWMDNAVPDEYRESLTNGILVWNKAFEKLGITGAVQVKQMPADVDWDPSDMRYNTIRWVASESDAYAVSQFRVDPVTGEIINGNILVDANLVRALTGERNAVVAPAGTMRPTDCRYVQDGMKQARLGLIAASALSSLDHRIDAPTYVKQFLHNVITHEFGHMLGLRHNFAASCELSAVQLGDAAIVQDAQPAASVMDYVPFNIEAIGKDGIDYYGQGIGKYDVWAVEYGYRDFGATSPTGEKTKLQEIAARCNEPGLAFQTDEAADGFDPYVTRFDMSSEPQKYWTRVWDVSKTLMGTLGDRRPSRGESYYGFTREFSLLMSLQGSAALQLTRFVGGLRRNANLKGDTGERPPLEPLSKAVQESALNKVCELALSPSAFQVPKSYLLRLTDDPNANLAETYLGGVSSFPAFDMISGLQAAVLDQLMDPDRMARVVNNEFKAERRSAALSLASVFDKVQSVVWTELGTGAEVTPLRRQLQRRHVENLARLAVRSGSGVPADAKMWAWDGLRDLAARLEKALATETDRTERVHYADCLARVKRAMQAQETVGGASARPSLSDLLGGGDGS; encoded by the coding sequence ATGTCCCGATCTGCGATCACCCTGTTGTTCCTGGTTGCAAGCCTCCCTGCCGTCGCCCAGGCTCAAGACAAGACCCTGCTCACGGTCAAGGGAAAGGAGGGCTCCTTCGGCCGCTACAAGTCCGAAACGACCGTCACTTTCGACGCCGGTGGCAAGAAGTTGACGATCGTCGCCAAAGACGTGACGAAAGTGACGGTCACGAAGGTCGAGAGCAACGGCAACGTCACCTTCGAACACAAGGAAGAGTCCAGCGAAACGACGATCGACGGGGAGAAACTGCCTTCGGACGGGAAGTCCTCCACGACCGTCACCGTGCTGAGGCCGGACGGGACGCTCGTTTCGATGAAGACGGACGGAGACGAACCGGACGATGACCATCTGGACGTCAGGCTCGGCGTCGCCCACAACCCCGTCTTTTCGCCGAAGCCCGTCGGGGTCGGGGAAAAGTGGAAGACGTCGTACAAGGCGGACGGAACACTGGGGACCAAAGCGGCCGAGGCCGAGTTCGAGTATCTGGCCAACGAAGACGCGGGGGGCGTCAAGTGCGCCAAGATCCGCATGGCCTACAAAGAAACGGGTTCGGGCACGTTGATCTCGAACAAGGCGACGCTCTGGGTCGAGCTCGCCAGCGGCGACGTCGTCAAAGAGGAGAGCGACTACGACGGCATCCCGCTGCCGGGTCCGACGGGGCCGACCAACGCCCATGCCGTTTCGACGTCCCAGCGGACCGCCGGCGGCCCCCTCCCGGGAACCGGGCCGGCCGCTTCGGCCGCGCCGGAGCCGAAGGACATCGACGAGGTCACGAAGGGCTGTGAAAAGCTACCCGGCGCCTTCACCCTTTATCGGAAAAGGGAAAGCGGGCGGCAAACGATCTATCTAGAGATCCGTCAAGACCAGATCGGCAAGTTGACGATGCTACAGGCCACCGCGTCTTCGGGCAACGGCCGCCAATTGGTCACGGGTTCGCCCATCGGCGACCTGGTCTTCCAGTTCGAAGAACTCCAGCCGGACAAACTCACGATGGTCGTGCCGAACTTGGCTTACCGGGCCGACGCCGGAACGCCGGAGGCTCGGGCCGTCGAAAGGAGCTTTGCCCGCTCGTTCTTAGAGCAGTACACCGTCGAAGCCCGGTCCAAGTCCCGCGCCAGCCTCTTGATCGACGTCAGCGACCTCTTCCGTGGGGACATCGCCCGTTTGTCGGCGGTCTTCCAAGGCGGGGGCAACCCGATGTTCGGAGGGACTCCCGGCTACAGCATGGACCGCGAAAAGACGTACGTGGCCTCGCTGAAGGCGTTCCCGAAAAACGTCGTGGCCGAAACGGTCTACAACTTCGTCGGTGGCGGGCCGCCGTCGATCGAGCAGATGCTCGGCGGCGGGGGCGGTGACCCGAGAAGCCAGGTCGTCCGCGTCGTATACAACGTCTTCCCGCTCGAAACGACGCCGGGGTACGTGCCTCGGCTCTACGATTCGAGGATCGGCTTCTTCACGGTCTGGTACCAAGATTTCAGCCGGATGACGCAACTCGACCAGCAAGTCCAGTACATCAACCGCTGGCGCGTCCGTAAGTCCGATCCTCAGGCGGCGTCCAGTCCCGCCGCCGACCCGATCGTTTTCTGGATGGACAACGCCGTTCCAGACGAGTACAGGGAGAGCCTGACGAACGGCATCCTCGTGTGGAACAAAGCGTTCGAAAAGCTCGGGATCACAGGCGCGGTTCAGGTCAAGCAGATGCCGGCCGACGTCGATTGGGACCCCTCCGACATGCGCTACAACACGATCCGATGGGTGGCGTCGGAATCGGACGCGTACGCCGTCTCCCAGTTCCGGGTCGACCCGGTCACGGGCGAAATCATCAACGGCAACATCCTGGTCGACGCGAACCTTGTCCGGGCATTGACCGGTGAGCGCAACGCGGTCGTGGCGCCGGCGGGCACGATGCGACCGACGGACTGCCGTTACGTCCAAGACGGGATGAAGCAAGCCCGACTGGGTTTGATCGCTGCGAGCGCGCTCTCCAGCTTGGACCACCGCATCGACGCGCCGACCTACGTGAAGCAGTTCCTGCACAACGTCATCACGCACGAGTTCGGTCATATGCTGGGACTCCGGCACAACTTTGCGGCCAGTTGCGAACTTTCGGCCGTCCAACTCGGGGACGCCGCGATCGTCCAGGACGCCCAACCCGCGGCGTCCGTCATGGACTACGTCCCCTTCAACATCGAGGCGATCGGCAAGGACGGTATCGACTACTACGGCCAAGGCATCGGTAAGTACGACGTGTGGGCGGTCGAATACGGCTACCGCGACTTCGGGGCCACTTCGCCGACCGGTGAGAAGACCAAACTCCAGGAGATCGCGGCCCGGTGCAACGAACCTGGTCTGGCCTTTCAGACCGACGAAGCCGCAGACGGGTTCGACCCGTACGTGACCCGGTTCGACATGAGCTCCGAGCCGCAGAAGTACTGGACGCGGGTCTGGGACGTCTCGAAGACCCTTATGGGCACCCTGGGCGACCGTAGGCCTTCCAGAGGCGAAAGCTACTACGGTTTCACTCGCGAGTTCTCGCTTTTGATGAGCCTTCAAGGTTCCGCCGCCCTGCAACTGACGCGCTTTGTCGGAGGCCTGCGAAGGAACGCCAACCTCAAGGGAGACACGGGTGAAAGACCTCCGCTCGAACCCCTGTCGAAGGCCGTTCAAGAGTCGGCCTTGAACAAAGTCTGCGAGCTTGCCCTCTCCCCGTCCGCGTTCCAGGTCCCGAAGTCGTACTTGCTGCGACTGACGGACGACCCCAACGCGAACCTGGCGGAGACTTACCTAGGCGGCGTGAGCTCGTTCCCTGCGTTCGACATGATCAGTGGCCTTCAAGCTGCGGTCCTCGACCAGCTGATGGATCCGGACAGGATGGCGCGCGTCGTGAACAACGAGTTCAAGGCTGAGCGCCGCTCGGCCGCCTTGTCGCTCGCGTCCGTGTTCGACAAAGTCCAGTCGGTCGTCTGGACGGAACTCGGCACCGGGGCCGAGGTCACTCCACTGCGCCGTCAATTGCAGCGGAGGCACGTCGAGAACCTCGCCCGCCTTGCGGTCCGTTCCGGATCGGGCGTTCCCGCCGACGCCAAAATGTGGGCCTGGGATGGTCTCCGCGACCTTGCGGCCCGACTCGAGAAAGCACTTGCGACAGAGACCGACCGTACAGAACGCGTCCACTACGCGGACTGCTTGGCGAGGGTCAAGAGAGCGATGCAGGCTCAAGAGACGGTCGGTGGCGCCTCGGCCCGTCCGAGCCTGTCCGATCTGCTCGGCGGAGGCGACGGCTCTTAG
- a CDS encoding methyl-accepting chemotaxis protein yields MGKLSIVQRLWATTALVAASLMAVFFVGYSGSLQVEAADAKALEIAKARNSQMRADMMHDGLRAVVLRSFFDSNHGGRQKDEVKAEVKEFSDTFMSSLDEIDTSHVPQNVKKLVADVRPDLESYSRAAVDTVAMSYRDLRTAEASYPEFQAAFEKLESSMGSLNDEIEVQVQATAKQAEHLQKSVHTVQIWTGIVAIAVCAFILFRISRSVKSGLALLTERLETIADRCLASLSGTILAMQQGDMTRRCSSDTQPISYRSEDEIGRAIRTFNKMLDSTHGTMDALNRSLDGLEQTITEVRRSATGVAGSADSVNRSSTGAVESARSIAEATSQVDDAGHQSSQTAQMMATNSERLAVSANQASHAMEELQSALDGLIEGGHAQNDANVRARSVVAVGSEAIGTTIASMVKIESQVQSSSLAVHDLGAKQARIGAIVQTIDGIAEQTNLLALNAAIEAARAGEHGRGFAVVADEVRKLAEQSSSATKEITELIDEIRAGVQRAVAAMDESAREVKAGTESSGAARSSLDDILQSIGEVETIALDNRSRIDQMSSSVKTVVDTVKSVAGFTQDSAAAAQELSAISEEVSASASTVSQMIREQTNELGGLDELAKSLSREAERLEEMFEKFRTTDKGEDGPLRLAA; encoded by the coding sequence ATGGGGAAACTATCGATCGTCCAACGCCTGTGGGCGACGACCGCGCTGGTCGCCGCGTCTTTGATGGCCGTGTTCTTCGTGGGCTATTCGGGCTCGCTTCAAGTCGAGGCCGCCGACGCCAAAGCGCTAGAGATCGCCAAAGCCCGTAACAGTCAAATGCGGGCGGATATGATGCACGACGGACTTCGGGCCGTCGTCCTGAGATCGTTTTTCGACTCGAACCACGGCGGACGCCAAAAGGACGAAGTCAAAGCCGAAGTCAAGGAATTCAGCGACACGTTCATGTCGAGCCTGGACGAAATCGACACGTCCCATGTCCCGCAGAACGTCAAAAAGCTCGTCGCCGACGTCCGGCCAGACCTCGAATCCTACAGCCGGGCGGCGGTCGATACCGTGGCGATGTCGTACCGTGACTTGAGGACGGCGGAAGCCTCCTATCCCGAGTTTCAAGCCGCCTTCGAAAAGCTCGAAAGCAGCATGGGATCGTTGAACGACGAGATCGAAGTCCAGGTTCAAGCCACGGCCAAGCAAGCCGAACACCTCCAGAAGTCGGTCCATACCGTCCAAATCTGGACCGGGATCGTCGCGATCGCGGTCTGTGCTTTCATCCTCTTCCGGATCAGCCGTTCGGTCAAGTCGGGACTGGCCCTGTTGACCGAACGGCTGGAGACGATCGCCGACCGATGTCTCGCAAGCCTGTCCGGCACGATCTTGGCGATGCAGCAGGGCGATATGACGCGCCGTTGTTCGTCCGATACGCAGCCGATCTCCTATCGGTCAGAAGACGAGATCGGTCGGGCGATCCGCACCTTCAACAAGATGCTCGACTCGACCCACGGGACGATGGACGCCTTGAACAGGTCTCTCGACGGTCTCGAACAGACCATCACCGAGGTCCGGCGGAGCGCGACCGGCGTCGCCGGATCCGCTGACAGCGTCAATCGGTCGTCCACCGGTGCCGTCGAGTCGGCACGATCGATCGCCGAAGCCACGTCCCAGGTCGACGACGCAGGCCATCAGTCCTCTCAGACCGCCCAGATGATGGCGACGAACAGCGAGCGGCTCGCCGTCTCGGCGAACCAAGCGTCCCACGCCATGGAAGAGCTTCAATCCGCACTCGACGGTTTGATCGAAGGTGGACACGCCCAGAACGACGCCAACGTCCGGGCGAGGTCCGTGGTCGCGGTCGGGAGCGAGGCGATCGGGACGACGATCGCAAGCATGGTGAAGATCGAGTCGCAAGTCCAATCGTCGTCTCTGGCCGTCCACGACCTAGGGGCTAAACAGGCGAGGATCGGCGCGATCGTTCAGACGATCGACGGGATCGCCGAGCAGACCAACCTCCTCGCCTTGAACGCCGCGATCGAAGCCGCCCGGGCCGGAGAACACGGTCGAGGGTTCGCCGTCGTCGCAGACGAGGTGCGTAAGTTGGCCGAGCAGAGCAGTTCTGCGACGAAGGAGATCACCGAGCTGATCGACGAGATCCGCGCCGGCGTCCAGCGCGCCGTCGCCGCCATGGACGAGAGCGCCCGAGAAGTCAAGGCCGGAACCGAGTCGAGCGGCGCCGCCCGGTCGTCGTTAGACGACATCCTGCAGTCCATCGGCGAAGTCGAGACCATCGCGCTCGACAACCGGAGCCGCATCGATCAAATGTCGTCGAGCGTGAAGACGGTCGTCGACACGGTCAAGTCCGTTGCCGGGTTCACCCAAGACTCCGCGGCCGCAGCCCAGGAACTCAGCGCGATCAGCGAAGAAGTGTCGGCCTCGGCGTCGACCGTCAGCCAGATGATCCGCGAGCAGACGAACGAACTCGGCGGACTGGACGAACTCGCCAAATCGCTCTCGCGGGAAGCCGAACGGCTCGAGGAGATGTTCGAAAAGTTCAGGACGACGGACAAGGGCGAGGACGGACCACTCCGCCTCGCCGCTTGA
- a CDS encoding PEP-CTERM sorting domain-containing protein (PEP-CTERM proteins occur, often in large numbers, in the proteomes of bacteria that also encode an exosortase, a predicted intramembrane cysteine proteinase. The presence of a PEP-CTERM domain at a protein's C-terminus predicts cleavage within the sorting domain, followed by covalent anchoring to some some component of the (usually Gram-negative) cell surface. Many PEP-CTERM proteins exhibit an unusual sequence composition that includes large numbers of potential glycosylation sites. Expression of one such protein has been shown restore the ability of a bacterium to form floc, a type of biofilm.): MRRFASVLAFVAVASLALARTDQNSFLNRPANTLPELLSQVKNDPQVSSRFMRHFGMSKDEILQMFSKLKLGRIPADGVYLVYNVPNWEEVRARALMFRKGTLVWQDEQGNPVLKTKCANPMVRGTDIGVASAVVGVDADPRLEVRDLVAVKQPETAFIETPPGMLEPMPTEVNALEVMPVPPTVPTVGRVPAPPLILPVMAGLLLGLNKGDSPPVPEPSSMIVLGGAAAAFIAKKRKKK, translated from the coding sequence TTGAGACGATTCGCGTCAGTTCTCGCGTTCGTGGCGGTGGCCAGCTTGGCCCTTGCTCGGACCGATCAGAACAGCTTCCTCAATCGGCCTGCCAATACGTTGCCTGAACTGCTGTCGCAGGTCAAGAACGATCCGCAGGTCTCTTCACGCTTTATGCGGCACTTCGGAATGTCGAAGGACGAGATCCTTCAGATGTTCTCGAAGCTGAAGCTCGGCCGAATCCCGGCCGACGGCGTCTATCTCGTCTACAACGTCCCGAACTGGGAAGAAGTCCGGGCGCGAGCCCTCATGTTCCGGAAGGGCACGCTGGTCTGGCAGGACGAGCAGGGCAACCCTGTCCTCAAGACCAAGTGCGCCAACCCGATGGTCCGGGGCACGGACATCGGCGTCGCTTCGGCCGTCGTGGGCGTCGATGCCGACCCCCGATTGGAGGTCCGCGACCTCGTCGCTGTCAAGCAGCCCGAAACGGCGTTCATCGAAACGCCTCCGGGGATGCTCGAACCGATGCCGACGGAAGTCAACGCCCTTGAGGTCATGCCCGTCCCGCCGACGGTGCCGACCGTGGGCCGCGTCCCGGCCCCTCCGCTCATCCTTCCCGTCATGGCCGGTTTGCTCTTGGGCCTGAACAAGGGAGACTCTCCGCCTGTCCCGGAACCGAGTTCGATGATCGTCCTCGGAGGCGCCGCGGCCGCGTTCATCGCCAAGAAGCGCAAAAAGAAGTAA
- a CDS encoding pyridoxal phosphate-dependent aminotransferase, whose amino-acid sequence MSLPFAARASVLRPSPTLAIASKARQLQAEGKDVVSFGAGEPDVDSPSAVVEAAVQALRGGKTRYTATSGVPELKDAIVAKLSRDNGISAAAAQIVVSCGAKQSLFNAFQVLVDPGDEVVVFAPYWMTYLDQIALAGGRAVIVETSQEAGFVPTEDAVAAALTPKTKAIVVNSPCNPSGAVFPPAIIEFLARTAVDRGLWLISDEIYERLVYGARPLSPASLGPDVFDRTVTVNGCSKTYAMTGWRIGYACAPAPVAAVMTCLQDQTTSNPTSFAQYGAVAALNLPPDEIEAMRREFESRRDLIVRSLRDIPGVRIDPPEGAFYVLPDFSVFLGGEVRDDTELASLLLDRASVATVPGSVFGRPGCLRLSYACSEREIVEGTRRIKDALSRVST is encoded by the coding sequence ATGAGCCTTCCGTTCGCGGCCCGAGCATCGGTCCTCAGGCCGTCGCCGACCTTGGCGATCGCCTCGAAGGCCAGGCAACTCCAGGCCGAAGGGAAGGACGTGGTCTCGTTCGGCGCAGGTGAGCCTGACGTCGACAGTCCCTCGGCTGTCGTCGAGGCGGCCGTTCAGGCCCTCCGAGGAGGCAAGACCCGGTACACGGCGACCTCAGGCGTCCCCGAACTTAAGGATGCGATCGTCGCCAAACTCTCCCGGGACAACGGGATTTCGGCGGCTGCAGCCCAGATCGTCGTGTCCTGCGGCGCTAAGCAGAGCCTGTTCAACGCGTTCCAGGTCTTGGTCGACCCGGGCGACGAGGTCGTCGTCTTCGCTCCGTACTGGATGACGTACTTGGACCAGATCGCTCTGGCCGGTGGCAGGGCCGTCATCGTCGAGACGTCACAGGAGGCGGGCTTCGTCCCGACCGAGGACGCGGTGGCAGCGGCCCTTACTCCGAAGACGAAGGCGATCGTCGTCAACTCGCCCTGCAATCCGAGCGGAGCCGTCTTCCCCCCTGCCATCATCGAGTTCCTGGCCAGGACGGCCGTCGACAGAGGTCTCTGGCTGATCAGTGACGAGATCTATGAGCGGCTCGTCTATGGGGCCAGGCCCCTCAGCCCGGCCTCTCTCGGCCCCGACGTCTTCGACCGGACGGTGACCGTGAACGGTTGCAGCAAGACCTACGCGATGACCGGTTGGCGGATCGGCTATGCGTGCGCGCCGGCCCCGGTCGCCGCCGTCATGACGTGTCTTCAGGACCAGACGACCAGCAATCCCACGAGCTTCGCACAGTACGGCGCCGTCGCCGCCTTGAACCTTCCGCCCGACGAGATCGAAGCCATGCGGCGAGAGTTCGAATCCCGAAGGGACCTGATCGTACGGTCGTTGCGCGACATCCCCGGTGTGAGGATCGATCCTCCCGAGGGGGCATTTTATGTCTTGCCCGACTTTTCTGTCTTTCTGGGCGGCGAAGTCCGCGACGATACGGAACTGGCCTCGCTCTTGCTGGACAGGGCGTCGGTGGCCACGGTTCCGGGTTCGGTCTTCGGTCGGCCCGGCTGTCTGCGCCTGTCTTACGCGTGCTCCGAGCGGGAGATCGTCGAGGGGACGCGCCGGATCAAGGACGCCTTATCGAGAGTTTCGACATGA
- a CDS encoding aminopeptidase P family protein has product MSTSAARDTRMGALASALTRHGRSAYFCTSGVTMNYLAGFQEEGGERLLTLVVGADGKNCLIAPALTRNQAERSGLQDVRVWSDGEDPIGLVKGLLDEWGCADGAFSVDDEMRSSLLLALQSALPQATFTAGHGLLGELTRIKDPGEIAKLKKAGDIADSSLADVLSKVKPGTTEWAVNELLGAEMSRRGGVPVFAIVATGAHGAEPHHHTGQTAVAEGDVVVLDYGCQYEGYLSDITRTVVVGRPTAEQSQVYRIVYDAHMAAREAIRPGVAAEDVDRAARRVIDDAGYGEFFVHRTGHGLGMRVHEEPYICKGNSHALEVGNVFSIEPGIYLPGRFGVRIENIVAVTDDGHESMNAEPTADITVVPVS; this is encoded by the coding sequence ATGTCCACCAGTGCGGCCCGAGACACGAGAATGGGTGCCTTGGCATCGGCGTTGACCCGCCACGGCCGCTCCGCCTACTTCTGCACGAGCGGAGTGACCATGAACTACCTCGCCGGCTTTCAAGAAGAGGGAGGGGAGCGTCTCTTGACCCTGGTCGTCGGTGCGGACGGGAAGAACTGTCTGATCGCGCCCGCCTTGACCCGGAACCAAGCCGAACGGAGCGGGTTGCAGGACGTCCGAGTCTGGTCCGACGGCGAGGACCCTATCGGACTCGTTAAAGGACTGCTCGACGAGTGGGGATGCGCCGACGGCGCGTTCTCGGTCGACGACGAAATGCGGTCGTCCCTGCTCCTCGCCCTCCAATCCGCGTTGCCCCAAGCGACGTTCACGGCCGGACACGGGCTCCTTGGAGAGCTGACAAGGATCAAGGACCCGGGTGAGATCGCCAAGCTGAAGAAGGCAGGCGACATCGCCGATTCTTCGCTTGCCGACGTTCTGTCCAAGGTCAAGCCAGGAACGACGGAATGGGCCGTCAACGAATTGCTAGGTGCGGAGATGTCGCGACGGGGAGGCGTCCCTGTCTTCGCGATCGTCGCCACGGGAGCCCATGGCGCGGAGCCGCACCACCACACGGGCCAGACGGCGGTCGCCGAAGGCGATGTCGTCGTCCTCGACTACGGGTGCCAGTACGAGGGCTACCTGAGCGACATCACGCGGACCGTCGTGGTCGGGCGGCCGACCGCGGAGCAAAGCCAGGTCTACCGCATCGTGTACGACGCCCATATGGCGGCCAGGGAGGCTATCCGGCCAGGCGTCGCGGCCGAAGACGTGGACCGGGCCGCGCGACGTGTCATCGACGATGCAGGGTACGGCGAGTTCTTCGTCCACAGGACGGGCCACGGCCTTGGGATGCGGGTCCACGAAGAGCCTTACATCTGCAAAGGGAACAGCCACGCGCTCGAAGTCGGTAACGTTTTCAGTATCGAACCGGGGATCTATCTACCGGGACGCTTCGGAGTGCGGATCGAGAACATCGTGGCCGTAACAGACGACGGGCATGAGAGCATGAACGCTGAGCCGACCGCCGACATCACCGTCGTCCCGGTCTCCTGA
- the rnc gene encoding ribonuclease III encodes MIPPAIPLKSEALFRLAMRHRSAAADSVRDSYERIEFFGDAVLGLIVAQYLYEHHPDWDQGMMSKARSSVVQEGPLAETALRLGLDRTLELSPGEESTGGRSRPSVLCDIFEGVVGAVFIESGLEKARWFVLEQLHPYLMQVSAGDVSPNDHKSRLQEVAQSLWRKTPLYKVARESGLSHDRRFTVQVLFDNEVMGEGSGRSKKEAEQSAARDALEVIDRAQRARLTAHAQSREES; translated from the coding sequence ATGATCCCGCCTGCCATTCCGCTGAAGAGCGAAGCCCTTTTCCGGCTCGCCATGCGGCACCGGAGCGCCGCGGCCGACTCGGTCCGGGACAGTTACGAGAGGATCGAGTTCTTCGGCGACGCCGTGCTCGGCCTGATCGTCGCCCAGTACCTGTACGAGCACCATCCCGACTGGGATCAGGGGATGATGAGTAAGGCGCGGTCGAGCGTCGTCCAGGAAGGCCCCTTGGCCGAGACCGCGCTCCGGCTCGGTCTGGACCGGACGCTCGAGCTCAGCCCCGGCGAAGAGTCGACCGGCGGACGCTCCCGCCCCTCGGTCTTGTGCGACATCTTCGAAGGGGTCGTCGGAGCGGTGTTCATCGAATCGGGACTCGAGAAAGCGAGGTGGTTCGTCCTCGAGCAGCTCCACCCCTACCTCATGCAGGTCAGCGCCGGCGACGTCAGTCCGAACGACCATAAGTCGAGGCTTCAAGAGGTGGCACAGTCGCTATGGCGGAAAACTCCGCTGTACAAGGTCGCCCGGGAGTCGGGCCTCTCCCACGATCGGAGGTTCACGGTCCAGGTGCTCTTCGACAACGAGGTCATGGGCGAAGGATCGGGCCGCTCCAAGAAAGAGGCCGAACAATCGGCAGCGCGCGACGCCCTCGAGGTCATCGACAGGGCCCAGCGTGCCAGGTTGACGGCGCACGCCCAGTCCCGGGAAGAGTCCTGA
- a CDS encoding prepilin-type N-terminal cleavage/methylation domain-containing protein: protein MERRGHGFTLIEVLVVMAVVAVLAAILFPVFARAKSAALSSTCLQQTKQVGSAFALYLGDSDGVLPDRRDLKSSLPGGYRPWTSWPPSDPRAGWAKVVLEPYVKSGQVWSCPASAQTFRNVVQVEQDGANLWLWRFDRTDDPVPLDNFWGKSEDQAVNDLKRQGTRKRVIRRAWPTSNSRSTSTFQRPSGRSLKPSRGKVPTSAAGTGCSSTFTPGSNGMRDSIPKSRRLRRADRTGSDGPRRHRPSLEPASLS, encoded by the coding sequence ATGGAACGTCGCGGCCATGGCTTCACCTTGATCGAGGTGCTCGTCGTCATGGCGGTCGTCGCGGTGTTGGCGGCAATCCTTTTCCCCGTCTTTGCCCGTGCGAAGTCGGCGGCCCTCTCCTCGACGTGCCTTCAGCAGACGAAGCAAGTCGGATCGGCTTTCGCGCTCTATCTCGGGGACTCGGACGGCGTTCTGCCGGACAGGAGGGATCTCAAGTCCTCGCTTCCCGGGGGATACCGACCATGGACGAGTTGGCCCCCGAGCGACCCTCGGGCAGGATGGGCCAAAGTCGTGCTGGAACCTTACGTCAAGAGCGGTCAAGTCTGGTCGTGCCCCGCATCGGCCCAGACGTTCCGGAACGTGGTCCAAGTCGAACAGGACGGGGCGAACCTATGGCTCTGGCGGTTCGACCGGACAGACGACCCTGTACCCCTCGACAATTTCTGGGGCAAGTCTGAAGATCAGGCGGTCAACGACCTGAAGCGTCAGGGAACCCGCAAGCGGGTGATCCGCAGGGCGTGGCCGACGTCGAACTCGCGGTCGACGTCTACTTTCCAAAGACCATCGGGTCGGTCCCTGAAGCCCTCAAGGGGAAAAGTCCCCACTTCGGCGGCAGGAACAGGCTGTTCCTCGACCTTCACGCCCGGTTCCAACGGGATGCGCGACTCGATCCCTAAGAGCCGTCGCCTCCGCCGAGCAGATCGGACAGGCTCGGACGGGCCGAGGCGCCACCGACCGTCTCTTGAGCCTGCATCGCTCTCTTGA